A window of Zavarzinella sp. contains these coding sequences:
- the def gene encoding peptide deformylase codes for MEIVNYPHPALRTPAQPVTSIDGDLQRLVGQMLEQMYKREGLGLAAPQVAEGRRVIVMNFAGDPEQKDQEFVAINPVIVETGGGILEEREGCLSFPGLFGKVKRSKSVRVQAYNLKGELYEMTCEELPARVWQHEIDHLDGKLFIDKMVMLSRLNSKKQVQAFIDEYQELLAKGKIDPIMQPKY; via the coding sequence ATGGAAATTGTCAATTATCCGCACCCTGCTTTGCGAACCCCCGCCCAGCCAGTAACGTCTATTGATGGTGATCTGCAGCGTTTGGTAGGTCAAATGCTGGAACAAATGTACAAGCGTGAAGGTCTTGGTCTTGCCGCACCCCAGGTGGCTGAGGGGCGTCGCGTGATTGTGATGAATTTTGCTGGTGATCCGGAGCAAAAAGATCAGGAATTTGTGGCTATTAACCCTGTCATTGTAGAAACAGGTGGGGGAATTCTGGAAGAAAGGGAAGGCTGCCTCAGTTTTCCAGGGTTATTTGGCAAAGTAAAGCGGTCTAAGTCGGTGCGGGTACAGGCCTACAATTTGAAAGGCGAACTGTACGAAATGACGTGCGAAGAACTGCCCGCAAGGGTCTGGCAGCACGAAATTGACCACCTGGATGGAAAGTTATTTATCGACAAAATGGTGATGCTTTCCCGCCTGAACAGTAAAAAGCAAGTTCAGGCGTTTATTGATGAGTATCAGGAATTGCTGGCGAAAGGAAAAATCGACCCGATAATGCAGCCAAAATATTGA
- the tuf gene encoding elongation factor Tu, with protein sequence MAKGVFERTKPHVNVGTIGHIDHGKTTLTAAILARQAHRNALRDFKSYADIAKGGIVRDANKTVTIAVSHVEYETESRHYAHIDCPGHADYIKNMITGAAQMDGAILVVAANDGPMPQTREHILLARQVGVPRIVVFLNKVDICDPELLELVEMEIRDLLNKYDFPGDEIPIIRGQAKDALENPSKDENPGPKSIDELMNALDTYIPNPEREADKPFLMSIEDVFSIKGRGTVGTGRVERGMAKVGDEVEIIGLRKDNRKTVLTGIEMFNKTLESAMAGDNVGALLRGVEKDDLERGMVLAKPGSITPHTKFEAKVYVLTAEEGGRKTPFFKGYKPQFYFRTTDVTGGITELRSIDNSVAEMCMPGDNINCTVELLPECPVAMDEGLRFAIREGGRTVGSGVVTKILV encoded by the coding sequence ATGGCGAAGGGCGTATTCGAGCGAACCAAACCACACGTTAACGTTGGTACGATTGGTCACATTGACCACGGCAAAACCACACTGACCGCCGCAATTCTGGCACGTCAGGCACACCGAAATGCACTGCGGGACTTCAAGTCTTATGCAGATATTGCGAAGGGTGGTATTGTCCGCGATGCTAACAAGACGGTAACGATCGCCGTGTCCCACGTCGAGTACGAAACCGAATCCCGGCACTATGCACACATCGACTGCCCCGGACACGCCGATTATATCAAAAATATGATCACCGGTGCCGCACAGATGGACGGTGCTATCCTCGTGGTGGCGGCCAACGACGGCCCAATGCCACAGACCCGCGAGCACATCCTGCTTGCTCGTCAGGTGGGTGTGCCTCGGATTGTAGTGTTCCTGAACAAGGTCGATATCTGCGATCCTGAACTGCTGGAACTGGTGGAAATGGAAATTCGCGACTTGTTGAACAAGTACGATTTCCCTGGCGATGAGATCCCGATTATTCGCGGTCAGGCCAAAGACGCACTGGAAAACCCATCGAAAGATGAAAATCCTGGTCCGAAGTCGATCGATGAGCTGATGAATGCTTTGGACACTTACATTCCGAACCCGGAACGTGAAGCAGACAAGCCATTCCTGATGTCGATCGAAGACGTGTTCTCCATCAAAGGTCGTGGTACCGTGGGTACCGGTCGGGTAGAACGCGGGATGGCCAAAGTGGGCGATGAAGTTGAAATCATCGGTCTGCGAAAAGACAATCGCAAAACCGTGTTGACCGGTATCGAAATGTTTAACAAAACACTCGAATCGGCCATGGCAGGTGACAACGTTGGTGCCTTGCTCCGCGGTGTGGAAAAAGACGACCTGGAACGTGGGATGGTGTTGGCCAAACCAGGCAGCATTACCCCCCACACAAAGTTTGAAGCAAAAGTGTACGTGCTGACTGCTGAAGAAGGTGGCCGTAAGACCCCGTTCTTCAAAGGTTACAAGCCACAGTTCTACTTCCGCACCACCGACGTGACGGGTGGTATCACCGAACTGCGTTCTATCGATAACAGCGTGGCAGAAATGTGCATGCCCGGCGACAACATCAACTGTACCGTTGAACTGTTGCCAGAATGCCCCGTGGCGATGGATGAAGGTCTGCGTTTCGCTATCCGTGAAGGTGGCCGAACCGTGGGTTCGGGCGTGGTAACCAAGATTCTTGTATAA
- the secE gene encoding preprotein translocase subunit SecE, with translation MAAATQSNQSSGASPMALVPASFLGALFVIAAFGLILRGIPYVWETSIETSLINATNSFVSNGLLVVTQIAGLIGLIVIGSRIGTGTSALKGIRGGIFLMISTFFTLFFCIKAIYLNSTIGLKFYPIVCIIFNMAIVLLVAQMFRTGRFSRWAVNIEDGGWFHTTTYKRTQGHRIRRMTILGLLIVGISGLFAMGNHNLLPSNSTVVVDGKEVSDRMGDWVVGGTLLKLDESTPPAERKSRPRVQGGLSVLPDLKLTVPLILFAGMVWFAWRLVNQPTFADFLIATEAEMNKVSWSSRRSLIRDTIVVIVTVLFITFFLLLVDTMWGKLFSRSFIGILPSDNEKPKVAPKDERQVDW, from the coding sequence ATGGCCGCTGCCACGCAATCGAATCAAAGTTCTGGTGCATCGCCCATGGCGTTGGTGCCAGCAAGTTTTCTTGGTGCGCTGTTTGTTATCGCCGCATTCGGCTTGATACTTCGTGGTATTCCCTATGTTTGGGAAACCAGCATCGAAACCTCTCTGATAAATGCCACCAATTCATTCGTCAGCAATGGATTACTGGTCGTTACGCAAATTGCGGGCTTAATCGGCTTGATTGTGATTGGTTCCCGTATCGGCACTGGCACCAGTGCATTGAAAGGGATTCGTGGGGGCATTTTCCTCATGATTTCCACGTTCTTTACACTCTTTTTCTGCATCAAAGCAATCTATCTGAACAGCACCATCGGGTTAAAGTTCTATCCGATTGTCTGCATTATTTTCAACATGGCCATCGTCCTGCTGGTGGCTCAGATGTTTCGCACTGGCAGATTCAGTCGCTGGGCTGTGAACATCGAAGATGGTGGCTGGTTCCACACCACCACTTATAAACGCACCCAGGGTCATCGAATTCGCCGAATGACCATCCTTGGATTGCTTATCGTTGGCATCAGTGGCCTGTTCGCCATGGGCAACCACAATTTGTTACCCAGTAACAGTACCGTTGTTGTGGATGGCAAAGAAGTGAGCGACCGCATGGGTGACTGGGTGGTAGGTGGCACACTGTTGAAACTGGATGAATCCACACCACCTGCAGAGCGAAAATCTCGCCCACGGGTGCAGGGTGGTTTGTCTGTTCTGCCCGACTTGAAACTGACGGTACCGTTGATTCTGTTCGCCGGAATGGTCTGGTTTGCCTGGCGACTGGTCAATCAGCCCACGTTTGCAGATTTTCTGATCGCTACCGAAGCGGAAATGAACAAAGTTTCCTGGTCCAGCCGTCGAAGCCTGATTCGTGATACAATAGTGGTAATTGTTACCGTGCTGTTTATTACCTTTTTCCTGCTCCTCGTTGATACCATGTGGGGCAAACTGTTCAGTCGCAGCTTCATCGGTATTCTGCCTTCGGATAACGAAAAACCGAAAGTCGCACCGAAAGACGAACGCCAAGTGGATTGGTAA
- a CDS encoding transcription termination/antitermination NusG family protein, giving the protein MNDPENNNVPEDQLESQVTPAQEVTENPVPAELPESPPAVGEETPVPETEETPEPALSTESDAESQVEATEPSDSADDTVSEVVDEPVAEEPAADAAAESVSEPETVTEPAAEEPQEKPAPTPAKPGKKWYAVKVASAREDSIKKALERRIKLDNLEEYVGRIVIPVEKVTEVRDGKKKIKKHKKFPGYIFCEVEYNEYVMYLFRETNGVGDFVGAGLNKPPIPMSDREVTRMLSDQEEFLKEDADKVGAEERGGTKIKLAYAIGDQVKVRDGMFASMTGEVRDIIDPDTTPKVKLVLSIWGRPVDVELEYWQVDPA; this is encoded by the coding sequence ATGAACGACCCCGAGAACAATAACGTGCCTGAAGATCAGCTTGAATCGCAAGTAACGCCCGCTCAAGAAGTTACTGAAAATCCTGTACCTGCGGAACTGCCTGAATCTCCACCGGCTGTCGGGGAAGAAACGCCCGTTCCAGAAACAGAAGAAACTCCCGAACCAGCACTCAGTACGGAATCCGATGCGGAATCCCAAGTGGAAGCAACCGAACCATCCGATTCTGCTGACGATACAGTTTCAGAAGTGGTCGATGAACCAGTTGCCGAAGAACCTGCAGCGGATGCTGCGGCTGAATCAGTTTCTGAGCCTGAAACCGTTACCGAACCAGCAGCGGAAGAGCCCCAAGAAAAGCCAGCCCCCACTCCAGCCAAACCTGGGAAAAAGTGGTACGCCGTCAAAGTGGCTTCCGCACGCGAAGATTCGATCAAAAAAGCCTTAGAACGTCGGATCAAACTGGATAACCTCGAAGAATACGTGGGGCGAATTGTCATTCCCGTCGAAAAAGTGACGGAAGTTCGGGATGGCAAAAAGAAGATCAAAAAGCACAAAAAATTCCCCGGCTATATCTTCTGCGAAGTCGAATATAACGAATATGTGATGTATCTCTTCCGCGAAACAAATGGCGTGGGGGATTTTGTCGGTGCTGGTCTCAACAAGCCACCGATCCCGATGTCCGATCGCGAAGTGACCCGGATGCTCTCTGATCAGGAAGAATTCCTGAAAGAAGATGCAGACAAGGTGGGTGCCGAAGAACGAGGTGGCACCAAAATCAAATTGGCCTATGCGATTGGCGATCAGGTCAAGGTTCGCGATGGGATGTTTGCCAGCATGACTGGCGAAGTGCGGGACATTATCGATCCCGATACCACCCCCAAAGTCAAGCTGGTGCTCAGTATCTGGGGCCGACCTGTTGATGTTGAACTGGAATATTGGCAAGTAGACCCTGCGTAA
- a CDS encoding aminotransferase class I/II-fold pyridoxal phosphate-dependent enzyme yields the protein MNFQTAFAKGLTTETAFDVLAIAKKLKAAGKDVIELQIGDSPFPSSRSALRSGHQAIDDGLTRYCPSPGLPAFREAIAQKVQAEFGIPATPENVVVGPGAKVFEQFFCELFVEPGDEVLLFSPAFPTFEPNIRRRGGIPVFAPLSQENAFRPDLGAIESFIQSPKAKAIFLNSPHNPTGGVATEDDLVQIANLIRGKPIALLSDEPYCHMAWESRHHSILAQPDMLSQCVGAYTFSKSYSMSGWRVGFAISSPENVTMISKMINTSLSCVPPINQTAAMNALIHDDAERDETMQKFRTKVELLVRELQNVPGVHVLMPAGTFYVFPKVQEICEKLHISSHGLAMYLLQGADDHRGVACLGGECFGAAGNGFLRFSCAEPDERIVEAVHFFAAAITRTERVADFLQQYPHYQR from the coding sequence ATGAATTTTCAGACAGCTTTTGCCAAAGGACTAACCACCGAAACGGCTTTCGACGTGCTGGCGATCGCAAAAAAACTGAAAGCTGCTGGCAAGGATGTCATCGAATTGCAAATTGGTGATAGTCCCTTCCCCAGCAGTCGCAGTGCATTGCGAAGTGGGCATCAGGCAATTGACGATGGCCTGACTCGTTATTGCCCATCGCCCGGTTTGCCCGCCTTTCGGGAAGCGATTGCACAGAAAGTGCAGGCGGAGTTTGGCATTCCTGCCACACCGGAAAACGTCGTCGTGGGGCCAGGTGCGAAAGTATTCGAGCAGTTTTTCTGCGAATTATTCGTCGAACCTGGCGATGAAGTGCTGCTTTTTTCGCCCGCCTTCCCCACGTTTGAACCGAATATCCGCCGCCGAGGTGGGATTCCCGTCTTCGCACCACTGTCACAGGAAAATGCATTCCGTCCAGACCTGGGTGCGATCGAATCGTTCATCCAGTCGCCCAAAGCCAAGGCCATTTTCTTAAATTCTCCTCATAATCCTACCGGTGGGGTGGCAACGGAAGACGATCTGGTGCAGATTGCTAACCTGATTCGTGGCAAACCAATCGCCTTGCTGAGCGATGAGCCCTACTGCCACATGGCCTGGGAAAGTCGCCACCACAGTATTCTGGCCCAGCCGGACATGCTGTCACAGTGCGTAGGTGCGTACACATTCAGCAAATCTTACAGCATGAGCGGTTGGCGGGTGGGCTTTGCCATCAGTTCACCGGAAAATGTCACCATGATCAGCAAAATGATCAATACATCGCTGTCGTGCGTCCCACCGATCAATCAGACAGCCGCAATGAATGCTCTTATCCACGACGATGCAGAACGGGATGAAACGATGCAGAAATTCCGCACCAAAGTGGAATTACTGGTGCGGGAACTTCAAAACGTACCCGGGGTGCACGTTCTGATGCCTGCAGGAACCTTCTACGTGTTCCCGAAGGTGCAGGAAATTTGTGAGAAATTACACATTTCTTCCCACGGTCTGGCGATGTATCTGTTGCAAGGGGCCGATGACCACCGTGGCGTAGCCTGTCTGGGTGGTGAATGTTTTGGTGCTGCCGGCAATGGATTTCTCCGCTTCAGTTGTGCCGAACCAGACGAACGGATTGTCGAGGCGGTCCACTTTTTTGCAGCGGCGATCACCCGCACGGAGCGGGTGGCAGATTTTTTGCAGCAATACCCCCACTATCAGCGGTAG
- a CDS encoding IS5 family transposase: MRAMLTPKIWAIFRPLVERAKRSAAGAKPKLTDLMFLEALLFLIRTGLPWRDLPSRFGDWNAVYQRFKRWRENNVFQRLFEDMPKDTPLENIKRIFIDSSVVRAHQHAAGAAKTGDDDDQDLGRSRGGLSTKIHVACLDENTLIAVEVTPGQAGDAPEFDNLFDESIIQVPDIEEVVADKAYDSDSIRSKVIEEGDIPVHIPNKSNAKEEWPIDKEAYKSRNKIERFFNKLKQFRRIATRYDKLSDCFLSFIHLAATFIKCRSFVNRT, from the coding sequence ATGAGAGCAATGCTTACACCCAAAATTTGGGCAATTTTTAGGCCATTGGTCGAACGAGCAAAGAGATCCGCTGCTGGGGCAAAGCCAAAACTTACTGATCTTATGTTCCTTGAGGCACTGTTATTTCTTATCAGAACTGGGCTTCCTTGGAGAGATTTACCTTCAAGATTTGGCGACTGGAATGCAGTTTATCAGCGGTTCAAACGTTGGCGTGAAAACAATGTTTTTCAGCGACTTTTTGAGGACATGCCGAAAGATACACCACTTGAAAACATCAAACGAATATTCATCGATAGCTCAGTAGTTCGAGCACATCAACATGCTGCTGGCGCGGCAAAAACTGGTGACGACGATGATCAGGATCTTGGGAGAAGTAGAGGGGGATTGAGTACGAAGATTCACGTTGCATGTCTTGACGAAAACACGTTAATCGCAGTGGAAGTAACTCCTGGACAAGCTGGAGATGCACCTGAATTCGACAATCTGTTTGATGAAAGCATCATACAAGTTCCTGATATCGAGGAAGTTGTTGCAGATAAAGCTTATGATAGCGATAGTATCCGATCAAAAGTGATCGAAGAAGGGGATATTCCAGTACATATCCCAAACAAATCAAATGCGAAGGAAGAATGGCCAATTGACAAAGAAGCTTACAAAAGCCGGAACAAAATAGAAAGATTCTTTAATAAATTGAAGCAATTTCGAAGAATTGCAACTCGATACGACAAATTGTCAGACTGCTTTCTGAGCTTCATTCATCTGGCTGCTACGTTCATCAAATGCCGTTCATTCGTCAACAGAACCTAG
- a CDS encoding suppressor of fused domain protein, with protein sequence MLKNHPNLLIEPYPSTAALYLGIFSRAGDEYGVKMLLDNGVDVNVLVSTNGRALDNCSRHTSIIKLLIEHGAEVNYLSDPNFPKYCVSIATCIHTDNIFGVKLLVEAGAYLDVCDLTNRTPLQWAIDYGRTEIAYYLRSKGAIEAHLAKNYIPRSPATEVTTYIEDRLSTVISLGWQPIVPGNQFVEVHALMHERFGGIFTDGMSKREIPVPTGDERYRFAELAMPLDAYWPEEISEWHQDQYIWPIQWLHKLANYPFLNNRWLGNPFCIIPNGDPPQPLSVYTKMTCWLLLVDKSPLKGIKRADGSELVFYTVYPLHTAESEFARIHGLPALLGKFAECKVSEYGDFRRESVI encoded by the coding sequence GTGTTAAAGAATCATCCAAATCTGCTTATTGAGCCTTATCCATCTACTGCAGCACTATATCTTGGAATCTTTTCAAGAGCAGGCGATGAGTATGGTGTCAAAATGCTATTGGATAATGGTGTAGATGTCAACGTTTTGGTTTCAACTAATGGTCGTGCTCTTGATAATTGCTCAAGACATACAAGTATAATCAAGCTACTTATTGAGCATGGTGCCGAGGTGAACTACTTATCTGATCCTAATTTTCCTAAGTACTGTGTATCTATAGCAACTTGTATACATACCGATAATATTTTCGGTGTCAAATTGCTAGTTGAAGCTGGAGCATATCTGGATGTTTGTGATTTGACGAATCGCACACCATTACAGTGGGCTATCGACTATGGACGAACTGAAATTGCTTATTACTTACGTTCCAAAGGCGCTATTGAAGCACATTTGGCAAAAAACTATATCCCTCGTAGCCCAGCCACAGAAGTGACCACTTACATAGAGGATCGGCTGAGCACTGTTATTTCATTAGGTTGGCAACCCATTGTGCCTGGCAATCAATTTGTCGAGGTGCATGCTTTGATGCATGAAAGATTTGGAGGGATTTTTACTGATGGTATGTCCAAAAGAGAAATACCTGTGCCAACTGGAGATGAAAGATATCGTTTCGCAGAATTAGCGATGCCTCTTGATGCTTACTGGCCAGAAGAGATATCTGAATGGCATCAAGACCAGTATATTTGGCCGATTCAATGGTTGCACAAACTGGCAAACTATCCATTTCTCAATAACCGTTGGCTTGGAAACCCGTTTTGTATTATCCCAAACGGCGATCCCCCACAACCTCTATCCGTATACACGAAAATGACCTGCTGGTTATTACTCGTAGACAAGTCGCCATTGAAGGGGATTAAACGTGCGGATGGCAGCGAACTTGTTTTCTACACAGTTTATCCATTGCATACAGCAGAAAGCGAATTCGCACGCATACATGGTTTACCGGCATTGCTTGGAAAGTTTGCTGAATGCAAGGTTTCTGAATACGGCGACTTCCGACGTGAAAGTGTTATTTAG
- a CDS encoding SMP-30/gluconolactonase/LRE family protein codes for MQHPPLSPWWEPEQESERYLPEGPRFLQTESQPCVAWVNIQTSPEAVSGNICLRTWNGPTLTVYQLDRRPGFLLPTTDPNHLLVGMEHQVGMFDIRTNNFQPLATIPSPHAREIINDAEVHPSGKAIIFGTKDTAFREDVARLFLYTTEDQAITPLLGGQTCSNGKVIFPLSPDLLFDIDTPTHQVKRYRLDLSQRTLTFEDVVLDLADRDDFPDGMIGLDDGTVLIAMYHPGDVADGQILHASLETSKILGTIAVPGSPRVTCPLIFDTPQGRQLVATTATEGMPNALRTRAIHAGCLMRSPTHLMPLPEVLVQTH; via the coding sequence ATGCAGCATCCACCATTATCCCCCTGGTGGGAACCAGAACAGGAATCGGAACGATACCTTCCAGAAGGACCGCGATTTCTGCAAACAGAATCTCAACCGTGCGTGGCCTGGGTCAACATACAAACCAGTCCGGAAGCCGTTTCCGGCAACATCTGCTTGCGAACATGGAATGGTCCTACGCTGACAGTTTACCAACTGGATCGTCGGCCTGGGTTTCTACTGCCCACAACAGATCCCAATCACCTGCTGGTGGGAATGGAGCACCAGGTGGGGATGTTTGACATCCGCACGAACAATTTTCAGCCACTGGCCACCATCCCCAGCCCACACGCACGCGAAATCATCAATGATGCGGAGGTGCATCCTTCTGGAAAAGCGATCATTTTTGGCACGAAAGATACCGCTTTTCGGGAAGATGTTGCACGGTTGTTTCTCTATACGACCGAAGATCAGGCGATCACCCCTCTGCTGGGTGGGCAAACCTGCTCAAACGGCAAAGTGATTTTTCCCTTAAGTCCGGATCTCTTGTTCGATATCGATACCCCCACACATCAGGTGAAACGCTATCGACTTGATCTGTCACAACGGACATTGACATTCGAAGACGTGGTGCTGGATCTGGCAGACCGCGACGATTTCCCCGATGGCATGATTGGGCTGGATGATGGCACGGTGCTGATTGCGATGTACCACCCTGGGGATGTTGCGGATGGTCAGATTCTGCACGCTTCGCTGGAAACAAGCAAAATCCTGGGCACGATCGCTGTGCCTGGTTCGCCACGGGTCACCTGCCCGCTGATATTTGATACCCCACAAGGTCGGCAATTGGTGGCAACCACAGCCACCGAAGGGATGCCGAATGCATTACGCACGCGGGCGATTCATGCTGGGTGCCTGATGCGTTCCCCTACCCACCTGATGCCGTTGCCGGAAGTTCTTGTACAGACGCATTGA
- a CDS encoding serine protease — translation MRGILAIAVFFPSLVMGQSRAPLPNVLERASKATCWVRTERGFQATGWVISTDPPQIITCAHAIRDARVVDLVFRDPNLLNHMRDNYLEQLPALRRVGICCPATIVRTEPENDLALLSIAKLPAHVGALTLAPKPAPIGEPVFMVGHRADLDNLWTTATGWVRQRGTLQHGYYVQQKKVAVGQQALYLQIPAEPGDSGAAILNHSGEIVGMLSATLAQHEALAIALPRTLLAKFAEISLKDPPPQRQETIARTALLATVWVNPAFQEGRSSGVIIDRTHGLILTSAQATRGKNRLPVVFPAIEREAIRSEHSHYKDLIDLRVKKLCVDATVLAISEELDLAIIQVPAIPKECHELSLATKSPAPGDLIGTCSHPGGVEFMWLYAQGSTRGQAKVSLSSSGKSSSVDANLFQLPHQGGATGAGVFNNKGELCGILASKVAPRQQVAYAAQIERVNEWLKQQQNLLQPITAKEFTARIALHLQWHHDQLATIDCQRWLRAEPKNVAAFTQLGELLVRQQRWTELRTVLQNPPSGGERIARNLSVQMLITQGDTAKAKLLLMHFHEDDPARTWFSILLLGERWQRWALNEWLANHPKDRSARRLRIRTTYQFKSYEQFVAEDLDLLLQHPDPELEDFDLQAIWLEHQAEWNEANRIRQQIVEWQPENAEQRLLLARTWWEKGKAELCVQEMAHAVQLNAEKTPRMVRVFGEYLQLEMTKYPDRPEIPMKLVLLFDRLIVPHLGKKMQYSWQNILTNEQMKPTHRLRAIQRWIDKEVK, via the coding sequence ATGCGTGGAATTCTTGCAATCGCCGTTTTCTTCCCCTCGCTTGTCATGGGGCAAAGCCGTGCCCCATTGCCGAATGTACTGGAACGGGCATCCAAAGCCACCTGCTGGGTGCGGACGGAACGTGGTTTTCAGGCAACTGGATGGGTGATTTCCACCGATCCTCCACAAATTATTACATGTGCCCACGCAATCCGTGATGCCCGCGTGGTGGATCTGGTATTTCGAGATCCGAATTTGCTTAACCACATGCGAGACAATTACTTAGAACAACTTCCCGCCTTGCGTCGCGTGGGGATCTGCTGTCCAGCGACCATCGTGCGAACCGAACCAGAGAACGACCTGGCTTTACTTTCAATTGCGAAACTTCCTGCCCACGTGGGGGCGTTAACACTGGCACCGAAGCCTGCACCGATCGGCGAGCCGGTATTTATGGTGGGGCACCGGGCCGACCTCGATAACTTGTGGACCACAGCGACCGGTTGGGTGCGGCAACGTGGCACATTGCAGCATGGCTACTACGTGCAGCAGAAAAAAGTGGCGGTGGGGCAACAGGCACTATACCTGCAAATTCCCGCAGAACCAGGCGACAGTGGTGCGGCAATTTTGAACCATTCGGGCGAAATTGTGGGCATGTTGAGTGCGACACTGGCCCAGCATGAAGCTCTGGCGATTGCACTGCCACGGACATTACTGGCGAAGTTTGCTGAAATTTCGTTGAAAGATCCCCCACCGCAGAGGCAGGAAACAATCGCCCGAACTGCTTTGCTGGCAACAGTTTGGGTCAATCCTGCGTTTCAGGAAGGCCGCAGCAGTGGGGTGATTATCGATCGCACGCACGGCCTGATACTCACCAGTGCACAGGCCACGCGGGGCAAAAATCGCCTGCCTGTCGTTTTCCCGGCTATCGAGCGTGAGGCAATTCGCAGCGAGCATTCCCATTACAAAGATCTGATTGATTTGCGGGTCAAGAAATTGTGCGTTGATGCCACGGTGCTGGCGATTTCTGAAGAACTGGATCTGGCGATCATTCAGGTGCCAGCGATCCCAAAAGAGTGCCACGAATTGTCACTGGCAACTAAGTCACCCGCACCAGGCGATTTGATTGGCACCTGCTCGCACCCCGGTGGGGTGGAATTTATGTGGCTTTATGCCCAGGGCAGCACCCGTGGTCAGGCAAAGGTTTCCCTAAGTTCTTCTGGAAAAAGCAGTTCCGTTGACGCGAATCTGTTTCAACTGCCACATCAAGGCGGGGCAACAGGTGCTGGTGTGTTCAACAATAAAGGTGAACTGTGCGGAATCCTGGCAAGCAAAGTTGCCCCACGGCAGCAAGTGGCATACGCCGCACAGATTGAGCGGGTAAACGAATGGCTGAAACAACAGCAAAACCTGCTGCAACCAATTACTGCTAAAGAGTTTACGGCAAGAATTGCTCTCCATCTTCAGTGGCACCACGACCAGTTGGCAACCATCGATTGCCAGCGTTGGTTGCGGGCAGAGCCAAAAAACGTGGCAGCTTTCACCCAGTTGGGGGAATTATTGGTACGTCAACAGCGTTGGACCGAACTTCGCACCGTGTTGCAGAACCCACCTTCAGGTGGGGAACGCATTGCCCGAAATTTGTCAGTGCAAATGCTTATTACACAAGGAGATACGGCGAAAGCGAAGCTATTATTAATGCATTTTCATGAGGATGATCCTGCCCGAACGTGGTTTTCGATTTTGCTGTTGGGCGAACGCTGGCAACGGTGGGCACTTAATGAATGGCTGGCCAACCACCCGAAAGATCGAAGTGCCCGCAGGTTACGCATCCGAACTACTTACCAATTCAAGAGTTACGAACAGTTTGTGGCGGAAGATCTTGACCTGCTGTTGCAGCACCCGGATCCAGAATTGGAAGATTTTGATCTGCAGGCCATTTGGCTGGAACATCAGGCAGAGTGGAACGAAGCGAACCGCATCCGTCAACAGATTGTGGAATGGCAACCAGAAAATGCAGAACAACGATTGTTGCTTGCCCGCACCTGGTGGGAAAAAGGGAAAGCGGAACTGTGTGTGCAGGAAATGGCCCACGCGGTACAACTGAACGCCGAAAAAACACCCCGCATGGTGCGTGTATTTGGGGAATATCTACAACTGGAAATGACGAAATACCCAGATCGGCCCGAGATTCCAATGAAACTTGTTTTGCTGTTTGATCGTCTGATCGTCCCCCACCTGGGGAAGAAAATGCAGTATTCCTGGCAGAACATTCTGACGAACGAACAAATGAAACCCACGCATCGACTGCGGGCGATTCAACGATGGATTGATAAAGAAGTTAAGTGA